DNA sequence from the Bacteroidota bacterium genome:
CACCCGAACAAAAATCTTAGAAAATAAATTTACTTAAAGCTTGGACTTTGAAAAAAATATATTTTATATCTTTGCCATTTTTAAAAAATTACTTTTGTTGTGATAAAAGAAGATTTTTTTTCAACTTATGAAATTGAGTTTGCGAACAAGGATATTGGAGAACATATTTTTAACTTTCATGTTAGTTCGGATTTTTTTAGTTACTTTGAAAATTCATTAGTTGAACAGTTGGAATCTGATGTTAAGATTGTTCTTAGTAAACAAGATGAGGGTCTTTTTATATTGAATTTTCTTTTGAAAGGTAAAATGAATTTGAGATGTGATAGATGCTTATCTAAATTTGATTTTCCTTTTGAAAGTAATCAAAAAGTAGTTCTTAAAATTGGTGAAAAAAATGAAAATAATGAAGCGTTTGAAAACATTGCTTATGTAGGTTATAATGACACTACTTTGAATATTTCAAAGTTTATTTATGAGTTTATTTCAGAAAAGTTACCAATGAAAAAAACTTGTGATCTTATTGGGAAGAAATGTGATGAACAAATGCTTTCAAAACTTGATGATTTAAGTTTAAATAGTAAAGAAAATAAAATAGATCCTCGCTGGGAGGGATTAAAAAAATTAAAGAATAAATTAAAAGAAGAATAAAATGGCACATCCAAAAAGGAAAATTTCTAAACAAAGAAGAGACAAAAGAAGAACACACTATAAATCGAAAAGTCCGCAAATAGCAATTTGTCAAACAACAGGTGAACCACATATTTATCACCGAGCATATTGGTATGAAGGGAAACTATATTATAAAGGTAAGGTTGTTCTTGAAAAAGAAGCAGTAGAATAATGTCTTTTTTAATATAGAATTTCAATAGGTAATTATGAAGATTGGCTTAGATTTAATGGGTGGTGATTTTGCACCCGAAGCAGTTTTAAAAGGTATTCAGCTAAAATTAAAAGAAAATGATAGTAATTTATCATTGGTTTTATTTGGGAATTCAGATATTATTAATAAGAATTCCAAAGAACTTTTTGAAGAGATAAAATCGAGTTCAAATATCACTTTTGTTGAAGCTCCTGAAGTTATTGAAATGGGAGAATCTCCAACAAAGGCAATTACTCACAAGCGTAAATCAAGTATTGTTTTAGGTTATGAATATTTGAAAAACAATGAAATTGATGTTTTTATAGGTGCAGGAAATACAGGAGCAATGCTAGTAGGTGCTCTTTATTCTGTAAAGTCAATAGAAGGTGTTTTGAGACCTACATTATCAACCGTATTACCAAAAGTGGATAATAAATTTGGAATTTTGTTGGACGTAGGAATAAATCCTGATTGCCGGCAAGATGTTTTGTATCAATTTGGCTTGTTAGGTTCCTTATACCTAAAATATGTGCATAATTTTGACAATCCAAAAGTTGGTTTATTAAATATTGGCTCGGAAGAGGGCAAAGGTAATTTGCTTGCTCAAGCCGCACATAAATTAATGAAATCAACTTCAATGTTTAATTTTATTGGCAATGTTGAAGGATATGATATTTTTTCTGACAAAACCGATGTTGCAGTATGTGATGGTTTTACAGGAAATATTGTTCTTAAAACCGCTGAGGGTATTTATAAAATTCTTAAGGGAAGAGGAATACAAGATGAATATCTGGATTCTTTAAACTATGAAAAATATGGAGGCTCACCAATTTTAGGAATTAACAAACCTGCCATTATTGGTCATGGAATTTCTTCACCAAGAGCATTTATGGGTATGATAGACATGAGTGTTTTGGTGGTTGAAAAAGATATGGTGGGTGAAATAAAGAAAGTTTTTCAACAAAATTATTAATCGTTTTTAAATATATAAATTAAGTAATTAGACCTAGAGATGAGTAATATTAAAGCAGCAATTACAGGAATAAATACTTATGTTCCGGATGATTTATTGACAAATGCTGATTTTGAAAAAATTATTGATACAACAGATGAATGGATAAAAACAAGAACAGGTATCACTCAGCGTCATATTTTAAAAGAAAAAGGCAAAGGAACATCTGATATTGGAGCACCTGCAGTAAAAGGATTGCTTGAAAAAACAGCAACTCATCCCGATGAGGTAGATTTGTTAATTTGTGCAACTGTAACGGGAGACATGGTATTTCCTGCAACAGCGAATATTATTGCTGACAAAGTAGGAATAAAAAACGCTTTTCATTTTGATATTAATGCTGCTTGTTCAGGCTTTATTTATTCATTAGTAACTGCATCAAAATTTATTGAATCAGGGGTTTATAAAAAAGTTGTAGTAGTAGGTGCTGATAAAATGTCATCAATTGTTGATTACACTGATAGGCAAACATGTGTGCTATTTGGTGATGGAGGAGGAGCTGTAATGCTTGAACCTTCAGTTGATGAAAACGGTATTCAAGATTCAATTTTGCAATCAGATGGTAAAGGAAGGGTTCATCTTCATCAAAAAGCCGGAGGTTCTGTAAAGCCTCCTTCACATGAAACCATTGATGCTCGTGAACATTATATCTATCAAGAAGGTCAGCCTGTATTTAAATTTGCTGTTTCAAAAATGGCAGATGTTTCTGTTGAAATTATGAAAAGAAATAATATTTCGCCTGAGAAATTAACATGGTTAGTTCCGCATCAAGCAAATATGAGAATCATTGAAGCAACAGCTCGAAGAATGGGAATAAAAAAAGAGCAGGTAATGATAAATATTGAAAGATATGGGAATACTACAAATGGAACAATCCCATTGTGTTTGGGAGAATGGGAAGATAAATTGAAAAAAGGTGATAATATTATTCTTGCAGCATTTGGCGGAGGATTTACATGGGGTTCAATATTTATTAAGTGGGCTTATGATGGTGCAAAATAAGTTTTATCGTTAAAAAATAAATTATAAAATGGCAAGTACAGCAGATTTTAGAAATGGTTTATGTTTGGAAATTGATAAGGATATTTATCAAATTGTTGAATTTCAGCATGTAAAGCCAGGAAAAGGTGGAGCTTTTGTTAGAACAAAATTAAAAGGACTTACAAACGGAAAAGTTATTGACAAAACTTACAACTCAGGTGTAAAAATAAAAACAGCAAGAGTAGAAAGAAGAAAGTATCAGTTTTTATATAAAGATGATACCGGACATATTTTTATGAATAACGAAACATTTGATCAAATACCTATTAGAGAAGAAATTATTCCAAATCCGGATTTGATAAAAGAAGGGCAAGAAATTGAAATTTCTTTTCATGATGAAACAGAAACACCTTTATTTTGCGAATTACCATCTTTTATCGAGTTGGAAATTATTTATTCTGAGCCTGGAATAAAAGGAGATACTGCAACAAATGCATTAAAACCTGCAAAATTGGAAACAGGTGCAGAAATTCAAGTACCGTTATTTGTAGAAACAGGCGATTTTATTAAAATAGATACAAGAACAAGAGCCTATGTTGAAAGGATAAAGAAATAATATTAGGGTACAATTTGCGAAAATAAAATTTTTTAAAATTTCATGACTATTATATTTATAAATTATTATACCTTCGCACCCTTTATTAAAGCTTCAAAAATGCAAAAATTTTAGATAAGTGGATACTTTAAGTTACAAAACAAAATTTGCAAATAAAGAAAACAGTACTCAAAACTGGCATCTTGTAGATGCAGAAGGAGAGGTTTTAGGTAGGTTGTCATCAAAAATTGCAAACCTCGTAAGAGGAAAATATAAGCCTGACTTTACTGAACATTTTAATTCAGGAGATAAAGTTGTTGTTATTAATGCTGAAAAAATCAGATTGACCGGAAAGAAATGGACGGACAAAAAATACATAAGGCATACAGGATATCCTGGTGGGATTAGGAAAAGAACCGCAAAACAACTTCTTGAGGTAAAGCCTACAGAATTAATAATAAAAGCAGTAAAAGGGATGCTACCAAAGAATAAATTGCAAAAGCAATATTTGAAAAATCTTCATGTTTATGTTGGTACTAATCACCCTCATGTAGCACAGAACCCTCAAAAAATTGAAATTAATTAAATATGGAAAACATTCATACAGTAGGAAGGCGTAAAAAATCTGTAGCTAGGATTTATATGTCGTCCGGTAAAGGGGAAATTGTCATAAATAAAAAAGACTATAAAGATTATTTTCCAATAATAACATATCAGAAAGTAATAAATGAAGCATTTATAATTTCTGAGAATGCAGAGAAATACGATATAAAAGCTACTGTACATGGCGGTGGAGTTACAGGTCAAGCAGAAGCAATCAGGTTAGCTATTGCAAGAGCATTGGTAGATGCTGATGAAGAGAACAGAGATGTTTTAAAGAAAAACGGATTACTTGAAAGAGATTCAAGAATGGTTGAAAGGAAAAAACCCGGACAACCAAAAGCAAGAAAAAATTTCCAATTCAGAAAGAGATAAAAGTACAAATATGGATAACAAATATTCAATGGATGATTTCCTAAAAGCAGGAGTACATTTTGGACATAACAAAAGTAAATGGCATCCCAATATGGCTCCTTATATTTTTATGGAAGCTAACGGTATTCATTTAATTGATGTAAAAAAAACAATTAATAAGTTAGATGTTGCTGCCAAAGTAGCAAAAAATATTGCTAAATCAGGACGTAAAATATTATTTGT
Encoded proteins:
- a CDS encoding DUF177 domain-containing protein gives rise to the protein MIKEDFFSTYEIEFANKDIGEHIFNFHVSSDFFSYFENSLVEQLESDVKIVLSKQDEGLFILNFLLKGKMNLRCDRCLSKFDFPFESNQKVVLKIGEKNENNEAFENIAYVGYNDTTLNISKFIYEFISEKLPMKKTCDLIGKKCDEQMLSKLDDLSLNSKENKIDPRWEGLKKLKNKLKEE
- the rpmF gene encoding 50S ribosomal protein L32 codes for the protein MAHPKRKISKQRRDKRRTHYKSKSPQIAICQTTGEPHIYHRAYWYEGKLYYKGKVVLEKEAVE
- the plsX gene encoding phosphate acyltransferase PlsX, which codes for MKIGLDLMGGDFAPEAVLKGIQLKLKENDSNLSLVLFGNSDIINKNSKELFEEIKSSSNITFVEAPEVIEMGESPTKAITHKRKSSIVLGYEYLKNNEIDVFIGAGNTGAMLVGALYSVKSIEGVLRPTLSTVLPKVDNKFGILLDVGINPDCRQDVLYQFGLLGSLYLKYVHNFDNPKVGLLNIGSEEGKGNLLAQAAHKLMKSTSMFNFIGNVEGYDIFSDKTDVAVCDGFTGNIVLKTAEGIYKILKGRGIQDEYLDSLNYEKYGGSPILGINKPAIIGHGISSPRAFMGMIDMSVLVVEKDMVGEIKKVFQQNY
- a CDS encoding beta-ketoacyl-ACP synthase III codes for the protein MSNIKAAITGINTYVPDDLLTNADFEKIIDTTDEWIKTRTGITQRHILKEKGKGTSDIGAPAVKGLLEKTATHPDEVDLLICATVTGDMVFPATANIIADKVGIKNAFHFDINAACSGFIYSLVTASKFIESGVYKKVVVVGADKMSSIVDYTDRQTCVLFGDGGGAVMLEPSVDENGIQDSILQSDGKGRVHLHQKAGGSVKPPSHETIDAREHYIYQEGQPVFKFAVSKMADVSVEIMKRNNISPEKLTWLVPHQANMRIIEATARRMGIKKEQVMINIERYGNTTNGTIPLCLGEWEDKLKKGDNIILAAFGGGFTWGSIFIKWAYDGAK
- the efp gene encoding elongation factor P, whose protein sequence is MASTADFRNGLCLEIDKDIYQIVEFQHVKPGKGGAFVRTKLKGLTNGKVIDKTYNSGVKIKTARVERRKYQFLYKDDTGHIFMNNETFDQIPIREEIIPNPDLIKEGQEIEISFHDETETPLFCELPSFIELEIIYSEPGIKGDTATNALKPAKLETGAEIQVPLFVETGDFIKIDTRTRAYVERIKK
- the rplM gene encoding 50S ribosomal protein L13, whose translation is MDTLSYKTKFANKENSTQNWHLVDAEGEVLGRLSSKIANLVRGKYKPDFTEHFNSGDKVVVINAEKIRLTGKKWTDKKYIRHTGYPGGIRKRTAKQLLEVKPTELIIKAVKGMLPKNKLQKQYLKNLHVYVGTNHPHVAQNPQKIEIN
- the rpsI gene encoding 30S ribosomal protein S9 codes for the protein MENIHTVGRRKKSVARIYMSSGKGEIVINKKDYKDYFPIITYQKVINEAFIISENAEKYDIKATVHGGGVTGQAEAIRLAIARALVDADEENRDVLKKNGLLERDSRMVERKKPGQPKARKNFQFRKR